In Musa acuminata AAA Group cultivar baxijiao chromosome BXJ2-3, Cavendish_Baxijiao_AAA, whole genome shotgun sequence, the following proteins share a genomic window:
- the LOC135606469 gene encoding protein GLUTAMINE DUMPER 2-like translates to MGTGDGFHGNNGATTAAAPAYAHGVPHSAWHSPVPYLFGGLAAMMGLVALALLILACSYWKLSSFLESGDGTEQSDHEKHDDSSSGKDPAFPEERFFVIMAGDCTPTFLAIPIASRAVDNRTDADKNIDGENKQQEGAVPSPISVRIQMEGDGSPRRSQNQEQ, encoded by the coding sequence ATGGGAACAGGAGACGGTTTCCATGGGAACAACGGCGCAACGACGGCAGCAGCGCCGGCCTACGCCCACGGGGTGCCTCACTCGGCATGGCACTCCCCGGTTCCCTACCTCTTCGGCGGGCTGGCGGCGATGATGGGCCTCGTAGCGCTAGCCCTACTCATTCTTGCCTGCTCCTACTGGAAGCTTTCCAGTTTCCTGGAGTCCGGTGACGGCACCGAACAATCTGACCACGAGAAGCACGACGACTCCTCCTCCGGGAAGGACCCCGCCTTCCCCGAGGAGCGGTTCTTCGTCATCATGGCCGGCGACTGCACCCCCACCTTCCTCGCCATCCCCATCGCCAGCCGCGCCGTGGACAACCGTACTGATGCCGACAAGAACATCGACGGAGAAAACAAGCAGCAGGAGGGAGCGGTACCTTCACCCATCAGTGTTCGTATCCAGATGGAAGGTGACGGCAGCCCACGCCGAAGCCAAAACCAAGAACAGTAG
- the LOC135606470 gene encoding zinc finger protein CONSTANS-LIKE 5-like, which translates to MASEKDGYWIAVGARRCDSCKSAPALLFCRADADYLCGECHARLHGARPRHGRVRVCEVCEQAPASVTCKADAAAICAACDADIHSANPLALRHERAPVFPFLEPLASAAASWLLPNLCANGLMKKPDGKQVDHFFSDVETYVDLDHATSLDERYQQGDGVVPVHAKATVGDGGAPPPGPFLPPDGVFELDLVRSNPSYSPYTADSLSHTVSFSEFGVVPDGNGGGAKWATVDVAGGVGGRAADRKARVMRYREKRKSRRFEKTIRYASRKAYAETRPRIKGRFVKRSEIEALEVGRKHSSEMRVAFMVDPGYGLVPSF; encoded by the exons ATGGCGAGCGAGAAAGACGGGTATTGGATCGCAGTCGGGGCGCGGCGGTGCGACTCTTGCAAGTCCGCCCCGGCCCTGCTCTTCTGCCGTGCGGACGCTGACTACCTGTGCGGCGAGTGCCACGCGCGCTTGCACGGGGCGCGGCCGCGCCACGGGCGCGTGCGGGTGTGCGAGGTCTGCGAGCAGGCCCCCGCCAGTGTTACCTGCAAAGCCGACGCCGCCGCAATCTGCGCCGCCTGCGACGCCGACATCCACTCCGCCAACCCCCTCGCCCTCCGCCACGAACGCGCCCCCGTCTTCCCCTTCCTCGAGCCcctcgcctccgccgccgcctcctggcTCCTCCCCAATCTTTGTGCTAATGGCTTGATGAAAAAGCCGGACGGCAAACAGGTGGACCACTTCTTCTCGGACGTAGAAACGTACGTGGATCTGGATCATGCCACCTCGTTGGACGAGCGATACCAGCAGGGAGACGGCGTCGTCCCGGTCCACGCCAAAGCTACCGTGGGGGACGGCGGTGCGCCGCCTCCCGGGCCGTTTCTCCCGCCCGATGGCGTTTTCGAGCTCGACTTGGTCCGATCCAACCCCTCCTACAGCCCCTACACCGCCGACTCTCTCAGCCACACC GTCTCGTTCTCGGAGTTCGGGGTGGTGCCGGATGGGAACGGCGGCGGAGCCAAGTGGGCGACGGTGGACGTGGCTGGCGGAGTGGGAGGTAGGGCAGCGGATCGGAAGGCGAGGGTGATGCGATAccgggagaagaggaagagccgGCGGTTCGAGAAAACTATCAGGTACGCGTCCCGGAAGGCGTACGCGGAGACGCGGCCGCGGATCAAGGGGAGGTTCGTGAAGCGGTCGGAGATCGAGGCGTTGGAGGTCGGCCGTAAGCACTCGTCAGAGATGCGGGTGGCGTTCATGGTGGATCCCGGCTATGGCTTGGTGCCCTCGTTTTGA
- the LOC135607377 gene encoding F-box protein AFR-like, producing the protein MPPRSEPIETAAAEEEETRGAEPKVEEMEPLIPGLPDEVAEQCLLHLPFPYQSLARSVSSSWNRALSSSSFIRSKAKAAAALSLPYLFAFAFDRSTLRLQWQALDCRTSRWFVLPPMPLPAGGDGPLCPPAFACAAIPGRGELYVLGGMRADTQSPLQTLLAYRAGTNSWSAAAPMPTPRCFFAAGAIGGRIFAAGGDDGGISAVECYDPAADRWAPAAGMRRGMARYDAAVVGRRMYVTEGWTWPFDSSPRGGVYDADRDAWEEMRVGMREGWTGASAVVGGRLYVVSECGDGRVKAYDEGTDRWRAVAGGAVPAEVKRPYAVTGGGAAEDGRIYVVGSGLDVGVGTVVASAAAGGRGAAERVEWQVVKGPPAFADLAPCNALVLYA; encoded by the coding sequence ATGCCTCCGCGGTCGGAGCCGATAGAGACGGCCGCAGCAGAGGAAGAGGAAACACGGGGAGCCGAGCCCAAGGTGGAGGAGATGGAGCCGCTCATCCCCGGGTTGCCGGACGAGGTGGCCGAGCAGTGCCTCCTTCACCTGCCGTTCCCTTACCAGTCCCTCGCCCGCTCGGTTTCCTCGTCCTGGAACCGCGCCCTCTCCAGCTCGTCCTTCATCCGGTCCAAGGCGAAGGCCGCCGCCGCCCTCTCCCTCCCATACCTGTTCGCCTTCGCCTTCGACCGCTCCACCCTCCGACTTCAGTGGCAGGCCCTGGACTGCCGCACCAGCCGCTGGTTCGTCCTCCCCCCCATGCCGCTCCCCGCCGGGGGCGACGGCCCTCTCTGCCCGCCGGCCTTCGCCTGCGCCGCCATCCCCGGCCGCGGCGAGCTCTACGTGCTCGGCGGCATGCGGGCCGACACCCAGTCCCCGCTCCAGACCCTCCTCGCCTACCGCGCCGGCACCAACTCCTGGTCCGCCGCGGCGCCGATGCCCACCCCGCGGTGCTTCTTCGCGGCGGGGGCGATCGGGGGCCGGATCTTCGCCGCGGGGGGCGACGACGGCGGGATCTCGGCGGTGGAGTGCTACGACCCCGCGGCGGACCGGTGGGCACCGGCCGCGGGGATGCGGCGGGGGATGGCGCGGTACGACGCGGCGGTGGTCGGGCGGCGGATGTACGTCACGGAGGGCTGGACCTGGCCGTTCGACTCGTCGCCGAGGGGCGGCGTCTACGACGCGGATCGCGACGCGTGGGAGGAGATGAGGGTGGGGATGCGGGAGGGGTGGACGGGGGCGAGCGCGGTGGTGGGCGGGCGGCTGTACGTGGTGTCGGAGTGCGGGGACGGCCGGGTGAAGGCGTACGACGAGGGGACCGACCGGTGGAGGGCGGTGGCGGGCGGCGCGGTGCCAGCCGAGGTGAAGCGGCCGTACGCGGTGACCGGCGGCGGGGCGGCGGAGGATGGGAGAATCTACGTGGTGGGGAGCGGGCTGGACGTCGGGGTGGGGACGGTGGTGGCATCAGCAGCAGCGGGGGGCAGGGGGGCGGCGGAGAGGGTGGAATGGCAGGTGGTGAAGGGGCCGCCGGCGTTCGCGGATCTGGCGCCTTGCAACGCACTCGTGCTCTACGCTTGA